From the genome of Malus sylvestris chromosome 6, drMalSylv7.2, whole genome shotgun sequence, one region includes:
- the LOC126625973 gene encoding protein NUCLEAR FUSION DEFECTIVE 4-like produces the protein MAAMEMLSSSKWKATAASIWIQCAGGASYAFGIYSSALKSSQGYDQSTLDMVSVFKDIGANAGVLSGILYSVVAFNGRRIGGPWVVLVAGAVQCFVGYFFLWAAVTGLVETPQVAVVCLFMFLAAHSQTFFSTANVVTGVNNFSDYSGTIVGILKGFLGLSSALLVQVYDTFCKGNPSAFLLLLALFPTSVTILCMPLVRIYEAGGAASDKKYLNIFSAFALITSAYLMVLIIFQNILTFPSWASILTFTALLLALIASPLGIAFKAQNLQPKKLLEALDDPLPENPEPVSASSELHVSDHEDMNLLRATRCVDFWLLFIAMVCGMGSGLATINNMSQIGESLGYKTVEINSLVSLWSIWNFLGRFGAGFLSDYLLHKKGWARPFLMAVTLAIMAAGHIVIASSFSGNLYVGSILVGICYGSQWSLMPTITSEIFGIRHMGTIFNTIAIASPVGSYIFSVRVIGFIYDREASGEDDNSCSGTRCFMLSFFIMASVAFFGFLVALALFFRTRRFYHSIVMKRLQHSSPR, from the exons ATGGCAGCGATGGAGATGCTGAGCAGCAGCAAGTGGAAAGCCACGGCGGCAAGTATATGGATTCAGTGCGCTGGAGGCGCTTCCTACGCCTTCGGCATATATTCCTCTGCGCTCAAGTCGAGCCAGGGCTACGATCAATCGACGCTCGACATGGTGTCCGTCTTCAAGGACATAGGTGCCAACGCCGGCGTCCTCTCGGGGATTCTGTACTCCGTGGTCGCATTCAACGGTCGCCGGATTGGTGGGCCGTGGGTGGTGCTCGTGGCGGGGGCTGTTCAGTGCTTCGTGGGGTACTTCTTCCTTTGGGCTGCCGTCACCGGATTGGTAGAGACTCCGCAGGTGGCGGTTGTGTGTTTGTTCATGTTCTTGGCTGCCCACTCTCAGACTTTCTTCAGCACCGCCAACGTGGTCACCGGGGTCAACAATTTCTCTGATTACAGTGGGACCATCGTTGGCATACTGAAG GGATTTCTTGGTCTGAGTTCAGCACTTCTTGTCCAAGTCTATGACACATTCTGCAAAGGCAACCCCAGCGCTTTCCTTCTCCTGCTGGCCTTGTTTCCCACGTCTGTCACCATCCTCTGCATGCCTTTGGTCAGAATCTATGAAGCTGGTGGAGCTGCTTCTGACAAAAAGTACTTAAACATCTTCTCTGCTTTTGCTCTCATCACTTCTGCTTATCTCATGGTCTTAATCATATTCCAAAACATCCTCACTTTCCCATCATGGGCGAGCATTCTCACATTCACAGCACTTCTTCTTGCTTTAATCGCCTCGCCCCTCGGAATCGCATTCAAAGCCCAAAACTTGCAACCCAAGAAACTCCTTGAGGCACTCGATGATCCTTTGCCAGAAAACCCTGAGCCAGTTTCAGCATCCTCTGAACTTCATGTATCAGATCATGAAGATATGAATCTATTGAGAGCTACGCGTTGTGTCGATTTTTGGTTGCTGTTTATTGCTATGGTATGTGGGATGGGGTCTGGATTGGCCACCATAAACAACATGAGCCAAATTGGGGAATCTCTTGGCTACAAAACAGTTGAGATCAATTCCTTGGTTTCTCTGTGGAGCATATGGAATTTTCTAGGCCGGTTTGGAGCCGGGTTTCTCTCGGATTACTTGCTGCATAAGAAAGGATGGGCAAGGCCATTTCTGATGGCTGTCACCCTAGCAATCATGGCAGCCGGCCACATTGTGATTGCATCTAGTTTTTCGGGGAATTTGTACGTGGGTTCAATCTTAGTTGGGATTTGCTATGGCTCACAGTGGTCACTTATGCCCACAATCACTTCTGAGATCTTTGGGATAAGACACATGGGGACTATTTTCAACACAATAGCCATAGCCAGTCCTGTTGGTTCTTATATTTTCTCCGTCAGAGTAATCGGGTTCATATATGATAGAGAAGCTTCCGGAGAAGATGATAACTCCTGCAGCGGCACTCGCTGCTTCATGCTGTCTTTTTTTATCATGGCTTCTGTTGCTTTCTTTGGGTTTCTTGTTGCTCTTGCCTTGTTCTTTCGGACGAGGAGATTCTATCACTCGATCGTGATGAAAAGACTGCAGCATTCTTCTCCGAGATAG